TTTGCAGCGGAAGGTGTGGTTGGGTTCCTAGAGGCACCAAGATCGGCGTTCTAATGCCATGTGAAAACTGGAAGGGAAATGGAGTTTGCAGATGAATAATTTCTTGCGTAattgacttgatcttgaatcataCAATGATACATGGCTTTATACAGTAAAGGGAAGGCTACTCTAGGTAAATACATTTGGATTGTTTGCTAATTACATTACGATCCTATAATCACCCTAAATGAATAGTTGacttattttctttcctttaacAGCTGACGTCACCATAACACAAATCCACTAGGGTACACGGTCGGGCATGAATTGGCTGGGTGGGTAGTGCGGCACAGCTGGGCTCACCAATTGCcttaggccccgtttgggattgaggtgattttaaaaaaagccactgtgaaaaaaagctgagggtcatttttgtgtttggtaaactaaaaaaaaagggcttattttggaagctgctgtgagaataagctgaaaatcaaaggaaaagctgaagctgctatttgctgctttgaaaaaaagccagttttttcaaagcacacggagctacagtgctcctttaatgaaaagacaaactatcatcctgcttttttttctaaaagcactttcacaaaaaagtttaccaaacactctattggctttatttcacagccgcttattctcacagtacaaccgcttattctcacagcagctttttttcaaagcacagcaataccaaaccagcccttagtttCAGGGCTGGGTTGGAGTaggatttttaaaaattttgggCAATAACTTCCCAATTTCCAATGGGCTGGTGCTGCTCCTAAATCTCCCCCGGAATGGGCAAAGTTGAGAGGTCTTAGATCATAGCAATGCTACCCGGTTTGATCATGAACATTTTCTGTTTGATCATGaacgtattttatataaatatacaCTTCGCGACACGTGAGTTCAAGTTACGTTTTTGGTGCTTGAGGATTAAGACGTGGTGAACTTCTAAGTGTTGGAGGAGACTTGAATAGGAGATCGAAAGTTTAAGATATTGGAGGGAACGTGGTTACTAAGGTTGAGACACGGCCTTAAAAGCTTTCCAATAACATCGATATCACACTTAAATCAACTCCACAAATATGAGCAGATAAGGACCAAAGTAATTTCCTAAGGCATCTAAATTATGTTAGTGTCTTGTGCCATAACCAAATTTCACTTTTTTGCTTCTCCGTTTTATCAACTCCAGCCTTGAAAGCTTGAACAAATTGTTTTGTCACTATTCACACCACCCACTATAAGATTGAACGAATAATTTGTCATAGATCACATGTCATATGATTCGTTGATCAGGACTCAATAATCCATATACTACCATGTGGTGGTATATAGACGAGCAGTCTCGAGAAGAAAAACATTTTAAGATGTCAAGTAAATTTAGTATTTCTcaatgatcaacctccaataAAGTATATTCGAATTTTGTACTATACAACGGATTCCTTGtccaaattacaaaagaaacaTGACTCCTTCCATAAATTCCCATGAAGCAAAAaggcaaacaaataataaaccaAAAAGCTTTGTTTGTTGTCTCTGCCTCCCTCCTTTATTAAACTCATGCACCCACCACATCCCTTTCATCATCATTCGACTCCCCAACGTTACTATTTTCAAAAACCCTTTGGACTTGGAGCCAAACGGATTTCAAAATTTCCCATGTCCACCGTCACCTCCTAACCCCCTTTTCCATTTATCTGTGTGCCTATATCAAACCACATTCCTCACTGCTGCAAAAACTAATGAGGAGCTGGTAGCTAGGGGACTTCTACTATGGGGTGTTTTCTTGCCTGTTTCGGTTTCTCTAAGAAGAAAAAGCGGCGAAAACCGGCTACTAAAGCCGCCGGTGGTGACCATGTACATTTCTTTATCTTAACCTCAATCCGTGCTTTCAAGTTtcagtttttgtgttttgatgtGTTGGTGTCACAATATTAGCCCAAAGTCGggatgttttattttatattttatgatgTTGCTGTAGAGACGTGTGAGTTATGTACCACTCGATTCATCTGTCACAATTATTGGTATTGATGGTGCAAAAGAATGTTCGAAATCTGAACTATGCAGGTCAGTTCTTGCTTTTAATCTCCGACTTTGTATTGAGATTTGATCTTTGGAACGATTATTTTACCGGCATTCATTTTCGTTGAATATTTTGTTGTTTCAGAGACAAGGCAAAGGAGCAGACAAGGTTGAAAACCCGAAAGAAAGTTAGCTTCAATCCGAATGTGCAGACCTATGAGCCTATTTCGACCGATTACCGTTCCTTGGAGAGCTATGAGGAGGAAGACTTGGAAGAAAAGAATGTCAAAAGCCTTTCCACTTCAGCACCTAAAAGGGATTCAACTACATTGAGATTGGGACTGTTTCCCTCAAACTACAGGTACCAAAATGTACGGGACAGCTACGAAGAAGAGGAAGGCGATTCAGATGACAATGATATTGACGTTGATGATGAGGATGACTactatgatgatgatgaagagagTGATATCGATGAACAACGAACAAGCCGAGAAGGGTTTTCGGAGGAACTATGTTCTGCCTCTAGAAATGGAGAATCGGAGTATCCAAATGCTAGAGATTATAAGTATGTGCATTCTGTACTGAGTCCAGTAGAGAATCTCATACAGTGGAAAGCAGCGAAAGCGAAAACAGCAGCACCACAAAAGCACCAAAAGGAGAATATTGCAATATTTCAACCACCCCAGATGCCTTATAGCAGCAGGTCGAATGTTAACCGGTTCACGAAACCTCTACTGCAACAAATCCCAGTTCATGCCAGTCTTTCGAGTTGGTTAAATTCGCAAAGTAGTAATTAGTCGGAGGAGACCGGATTGAATCTTGATCATCAATAGTTGCACAGTTTCTGTAACTGGAAATTAGTACATTGGACAGATTACATTTCATTCATGGCAAAAAAGATAATTTGATACTTGTAAAAGAGGATGTGTTTGTGCATTTGTTTCTGAGTGTCTTGATTCTTGTAAAAGAGGATGTCTGATAGATTTGTGCTCGTATTGGGGGGATTGGTTGTTTGTGTCCAGATTACTGAACAATGGTCTTAGCAAATCTTCCATTCAACGGCGGAGTCAGGAATTTTCGAGGGGGTGGGCTACCTAATTTTGAACCTTACATTTGGAGTATCTTAGTAACGTACGTGAGTTAGTGCCACCACActaaacaaaacttaaaataaGCAGAATAGTAGGGATAAACTTTTTCTCACCCCAAAATGTCCGGGGAACCTTGTACGTAGCTCCGTTCTTGCACCCCCCTtgtgtatctctctctctctctctatgtcaTGTGGAGAGAGACATAAGAGAATATACAACCGGTTGCAAGACAGAAGCTGGGTGGGCCAAGTTGGTGGGATGAGTTTTAAAATTCACTCGACCAAATAATGCAAGGATGCAGGATGGATGATGTCTTTTCTCCTTTCTGTCAAGTGCTCAAGGAATAGAGAACAGAAGGAACAAACAGAATCGAAGCACGTTTATTTAACATGATATGGTTATCAAAGTATGCTGTGATTCTAATTACATACAAAGTACAAATTATGTATATCGTAAAACAAAATAATTCTCGACTGTGTTTGATATATTACATAATGTGGAAGCCAAATTGCCGTCATCTGTGTCTGCTTTCATCCCCGGAAGATGGTCCACTCAGTTTGCATCTGGTTATAACGGCAGTCATGGAAACCTAACCCAAAAATGGTACTATGCTTTGGTCTCAGGACCTTTGGTCCATCCTTGACACACTGTGCTATAACAGAGGCAGTAAAATTACCCAGCAAACGTATCCTGATAAATGGTGTACCGAATGACATCTACATGATAGTACATATGCAAGAATCTGCATCGTCATCATCAGAATCACTAACATCGCTGCACATGAACAATGATACAGGGTCAGAAACTAGTAAGTCGAAAATAAATGTAACAGTTATTTCATACGGGTGCAAATACCATCATAAATAGTTAATACTCcattagtaattttttttccaactttAACTGGATTACAAGCACATAGGTACGCCATGAGAGACTTCTTACTTCAATCTAGCAAAATGTAGCAAAGCAGAGTGTACATATTTTCATTTGAGCAATCAATAAAAGATGTGCTAAAACAACACTTTGTGATAATTTGTTTTTCCAATTCCTTGAGTGCAGACGTGcatgcacacacactcacatacTAAGACACCGGTGAGAAGTTACTTCCTATGTGAATTGCAGAGAGTCATTATGTTTATGCAGACAATTGTGCGCTAGATAAAAGGATATTTCAGTATCGATAGCACGAAAATGAAGGTTACCATGTTCATAACAGACCAGAAACATGAAGGTACCCATTCTCAGCAGTTCCATAACAGGCCAAAAAGTTGTGAAGTAACGATTAATCGACTTTACAATCATTTagggcaaaagaaaaaaagtcaaTATATCACGATAAAGTCAAAAAGAACTTGACGTCAAGAGCACATTCAAGCATTTACTCACGCACACCTGCATATCCACACAAATATGGATGTCATCTACTAAAGTATCACATTTCATAGTCAAGATTAGATAATGTGCTAATAGTCATATTAGTCAACCCCGCTCGTGATAAAGACCACTAAAATGCctataatttattaaatttaataagTCTAACTTAACAGAGGCAGAGACCAAATGCCTCCAACATAATTTCCCGTTATTTAACGACCGCAAAACATTGCTCTAGAATCATGGACCAGAAAACATTGTAAAAAATGACCCAGATCATCAGGAATTTGTAGCCCATGCAAACTTGGCTTAGGCATTTCATCTGCCTGGCCATGTTTGGCAATATTATTCATAtactatacacacacacataaaacaaagaaaaacaattcaTCAAATGCCTTGTTTTGTATTAACTTAACTTCACAACAAGAAATCTAGGCAGAGAGGATCAGAGCAGGTGCCTTATATTATGAAGGTAAGATTCTCGATGAGATGAAAGGAGATCTATTCACCTAACTGAATTGACACTGAAAGGGTGAATTACAAGGTTTTGATATTATATGGTATTCATGGGAGGTCTAACCTTTGGCATTgataactatttcttaaaagaaaaagggaattgtattagcactccaaaatagTAATCTTATAATCATTCCTCCTTTAACATTTCATATTGAGGAGTGCACGATGTctattttggagtgccaataacagctCCCAAACAAAAACTGAACGAAGATTGTGACTTGACAAAGATGGATATAATGGAAACTTTTCCAGAGCTCATTTacagaaaattaaacaaaacctCAAATATTCAACTAACCAAACCTACTATAACGATATAACAATAAACACTCGTTCAGTGTAGTAGAATGGAACCTGAATTTTTCGACTCTTAAAGTCTCATGCCTCAAAATCAAATAGCTTACAAGGGTAGGAAGAGTTGATAATCACTTCAACTCACTTGTGTGGCAATACAAGTCAAGTAATTAACTAATTAGTAGAATCACATGCTAAATTCACTTCTGTAGTCTATCCAAAATGATGCCAAATATCTTTTTTCGAAAAACCATGTAACCGATGCTGTCAGGCAACCAAGCTAAGAAGGACTACAACATTATAAACAAAACGGGTGGCTGCAGGCTTGGACGAGGGCAGATGCCTATAGGGACAACGGAGAAACCCAAACCGCAAAGAAGTGCAGCTGGCTGGTAACGGTAATTACAAAAAGTAAACTAGAAAGCCGGCCCCTGTAAATAGATAATGTTGGATAGCAGAATTGGAAAGTGTCATCACGGACGGAAGGGACAATTAAATAAgaaaccacaacaacaacaacaacaacaaagccttttcctactaagtggggtcggttatatgaatcctagaatgccattgccctcggttttgtgtcatgtcctctgttagatccaagtactctaagtcttttcttagggtctcttccaaagttttcctaggtcttcctctaccctttcggccccgaacctctgttccgtagtcacatcttcgaaccggagcgtcagtaggccttctttgcacatgtccaaaccaccgtaaccgattttctctcatctttccttcaacttcggctactcttactttacctcggatatcctcattcacaatcttatccttcctcgtgtgcccacacatcccatgaagcatccttatctccgctacacccattttgtgtacgtgttgatgcttcaccgcccaacattctgtgtcatacaacatcgctggccttattgccgtcctataaaattttcgcttgagcttcagtgacgcCAGAATCAAAGTCAATACGAAGAGTATAACAGCGAAGTGAAATTAAGAGACAAAGATATTGGCCAACAGTCAATCAAAATTCCAACAACCagatcaccaaaaaaaaaaaaaagaaattgcaacAATTTGATCAAAGGAATGCACATGTAAGGAGATAGAATTCAGCAAATGCATTACCTTGGTTCGAATTCCAGGACCTCAACAAGCTTATTCCCATTCCTATCATTCCACTGCACTTTTCGCCGAGTCTTATTCGTTTTCCTCGACATGCCCCCTCTCCGAGGAGGCAACAAAGAATTAGACTCACTGTCTTCATCTCCATTAACATTTTCCTCAACTTTCTGAGAGTCTCCGGTATCCGACTTCGTCTCAGTTTTACACCCATTAGCAGTACTGGCATCCTTAGCATCCGTATCCATCAACAAATTCACAGCCCGACCCAACAAAATCGCACCCCaaaacaatccaaattcaaccaGAAACCCTTCCAATTTCTGAAATTTATCAAACACCCAGTTGATACAAATCCCTGGTTTGGATAAATTCGCAAAACTAACCCCTGAAGTTCAAATCTTGCAGGTCGTAGCGGACGTGAATCGCCATTTCCGCGAAAAGTCAACGCCCATCCTCGACGCAGGGCTTCGAACAGCAATGGGATGAAATCGAAAAGGCGACGAAATcgaaagagagaagaaggaaTGCCTGGCAATTATTAAAAACTAGGAAAATATTTCACTGGGAAAATCCTGACATTTTCCAGAGAAAGTGACGGAAAATGTAcagtttctttttcttattagatCCTCTTGCAGGAATAGGAAAACGTGGTCTAATAATGAATACTCTGAACCGAGAATCACCAAAGTTCAGGGGACCAACAGATTTATGCCTTTAAAATATCATCCAACGGCTCaattgttttaagtttttaaaagttataataattttttatcattaaatgaaattttaaatatCTAAATCATTTGATCCGGTGAAAATATATTCGGAGAAGATCTCTTCCCCTCTGAACCAACTACTGAAGAATAATaccagaattttttttattatttatttttaaattaactaGCTGGGAACTTTGTTAAAgtaatctaattttttttaagatcagAAAGACTCACAGAAACAAAGCAGTTCAATCATTTTTAGGTTTCCCAAGGTGTCCCCAGGAAAACCCAGGACTAATGCTTCGAGGTACGGTCGTGCGCATATGCGGGGACCTTTCCCAAGAAAGTTTTCTGCATCcataagagcaattccacccctaaggactttgcgccagcacccagcgcatttatccactcaaattAACAGTAACATActccagtgaacagtaataggccaaggcatctccacccctaaaaaaatgcgctggcacctagtatgcgctggcacaaacgatctccatccctacaaaatgcgctggcacccagcccatttaagatatttttaaattttgtctaaaagaataaaaaaataaaatagttttaatttcggataggatttttaaccaatctcgtcacgccacatgtcattatctgaacgtactattttgtgaatagatttccgctaagattttcaaccaatcccgacacgccacgtgtcacttccgttttacaataatttagccaagatttcgataagattttcaaccaatcacgtcatgccacgtgtcattatctgaacgtactattttgtggatagatttccgataatattttcgaccaatcccgacatgccacgtgtcacttccggtttacaataatctagccaagatttcgataagattttcaaccaatcacgtagtgccacgtggcattgtccagaacctcatcctttctttttttgtccttataaaccctacatccctacatccatcctcacaccaagctcaatccttctttttagctcagaatccttgttcatcgttttcaaatcttaaGTTCTTATTACAATATCTTCTTCAAGAAGGGTGTATAAACAGTTGCAGGAGCAACAACAaaggttgttggcacaacaggcagaattggccaatctcgaggaaggtggaagtggaggtggagatgaggctttcttcacggaggaggatgaggatgacTTGCTTAAGAGACCAGAGCCTCTTTCCAACCAACCTTCATTGGTAAAGGCGTTTCAATCTTTTTCAACCATTATCGTGCGATTCAGAAGTCAGGACCACCATTAatccaatttaaaatatttcagtGTCGatttgttttacatttttatatttttttaaaacgaCCCTGACAATATTACTTTTTGTCACCTAcgataaaaatcttatttgaTTGATTTAAAAGGGACGGATGAGATGAGAGAACTCAACAGTAAAAGTAAACAACTCATAATTTACATGAGTTTAATTTCTTTATGGGCTAACACGTGGCAGGATATGAGGGTATGTGTGTGGTAGTTACTGTTGTTGTAGCAGCGAGGGTTGGCGGTTTCAACACTCAAACACTGTGAATGCAGCCAAACAGTACAACTGTAAAGCCGACATGTTTTATCGTCCTTTTCTCTATTTTGGAATTTAGTCCCTTTTTTTTAATCAGAtaatgatattttttattttttatttgagtaaaTTGCTGATTTCTTTTGCCTTTgacttagttttcattttttttaaattaaggatttcaatttttttttggccgattttttttttcttcaagtttttcattcattccatccaaatttatgTTATATGAAAGCATGTGCACAACATATAAGAGTAGTTCGGTTACTTTgtcttttttttaaataattgaaaactcGAGGCTAAAATGTCGACATGTGCAAATCTGTGTGATTATATAGTTTTTATGTATAAAGGTCTAGCGAAGTGATGCTTTAGAGTTAgcgttaatttggatgaaatctatGGAAAACTAATGGTAAGGGGAAATCGgcaaaaaattagtttaagtccttgatgttccaattaaaaagtttagGGGGTAAATTGAAAGTGAGAGTTCAAGGAGAAATCAGCAGTTtaccccttttttttattttttggatagTGTTATGTTCATTTTTGTCCatcaattttctttaattcGTTCGATCAAACAACTCAAAATTGAAAAGGGTGCGTGAGAAAGAAAAATAGGTGTATTGATagcattatcttttttttttgctttattttttgaaatgtgtgatattcattttttgtatatgaaatatatttatactaagagATGGGAGAAATGATTAGATCAAACTTGTCAttaacaaaatttatatttaagaatttcacttataaataaaataaaataatatcatTAAACAACAATACCAAGTATTCCTTGAGATGCTAAGAATACGTACAAGCATGATccacattttatttatttacaatcTTTAGGGGAAGTGTGGACAATATTAAACTTTGATCAGGATTCAGGACTGTATAAATTAATTGAGTGATATATcaccaaactttttttttctttataattggTGCCATTGTATAACAATACCATTCATAATGCCAAAaatgcttcttcttctttcagcttttaaaaatcaaaataaaaaattaagtaaATAAGTGCAAAGTAGAAAATAgttgttaaataaaaaattcagaaGAAACAACCTCACCCACATAAAAAAGTTAGTGGCCTTTTTTATGAATTtgtcacaaataaaaaattgtaaaaaagaaaatggctTGCCTTTCAATGCATGTCAACTTTTGAAAGGGTTAGGCACACCAACTTAGCAATATTAACGTTGTCTTATTGTCCTACATAAGTTTGCTAATTCACtctaaattttttcttaatatgTATTATTGAGTGGTTTGAAAAGTAACTGTTAAATCTTGTATATAGAGATCTAATGAATATTTATACTGGTTGAATTTGAATAAAACTCATACCGTTAAATAAAACGTAACATGATATGTATTATTTTGTGGTTTGAAAAGTAACGGTTAAATCTTGTATATAAAGATCTAATGAATATTTACACCGGCTGAATTTGAGTAAAACTCATACCATTAAATAAGAGGTAACATGATAATTGACCTCATAGTACTGGAGCTAATTTCATGTGTCAgactttattttttaaaaggaaTCTTGATGGGGACCATTCTACATGTTCTTACAGAGGAAAGAGGAAGACACAAGAGCATAATTttgcataaaaaaaatagacTAAGATTGTATCTTCTCCTACTTTTTATCCCTCCTACTTTATAGCCGTCCATTCCTTGCCAAGATAATTTAAGGCTCCAGATTACGCCACGTCACCAACAACACTCaagtttctttaagcccaattTTCTTGAGTCTTACGCTGCCATTCCCGCCCCCTCCAATCTGCCTTGGGCATTGCCTTTGTTTCTGAAACCTTTTATATAAAGTGATGTTATTCTCATCCTAATATCTTATCTTCCCATCtatcttttaatgaattttttaattacaaatttgtccatttgtaaaaatattgataagGACAGTAATTATCTTGTTTtgcttaatttaaaaaaaaaaaggttggacgtgggcaaggtctaaaatatcgatgatatcggaaatatcagtagtccaaaaacacggaaatttcgatgaaaatatcaggaaattattgata
The nucleotide sequence above comes from Malus sylvestris chromosome 16, drMalSylv7.2, whole genome shotgun sequence. Encoded proteins:
- the LOC126608977 gene encoding uncharacterized protein LOC126608977, with protein sequence MGCFLACFGFSKKKKRRKPATKAAGGDHRRVSYVPLDSSVTIIGIDGAKECSKSELCRDKAKEQTRLKTRKKVSFNPNVQTYEPISTDYRSLESYEEEDLEEKNVKSLSTSAPKRDSTTLRLGLFPSNYRYQNVRDSYEEEEGDSDDNDIDVDDEDDYYDDDEESDIDEQRTSREGFSEELCSASRNGESEYPNARDYKYVHSVLSPVENLIQWKAAKAKTAAPQKHQKENIAIFQPPQMPYSSRSNVNRFTKPLLQQIPVHASLSSWLNSQSSN
- the LOC126608978 gene encoding uncharacterized protein LOC126608978; this encodes MDTDAKDASTANGCKTETKSDTGDSQKVEENVNGDEDSESNSLLPPRRGGMSRKTNKTRRKVQWNDRNGNKLVEVLEFEPSDVSDSDDDDADSCICTIM